A single window of Archangium gephyra DNA harbors:
- a CDS encoding carbohydrate-binding module family 20 domain-containing protein, giving the protein MNRSTLSSCAALALALLAPAGQATAATQQAQASTAVMVQGFHWNSANATSPNWYNVLQGKAGELGTMGFTHVWLPPPTDASSTQGYLPRQLNVLNSRYGSETDLKNAITAFTNAGLKSVADVVINHRVGTTGWYDFTNPAWGTYAVAAGDECNCSTGAADTGDSYGAARDIDHTNTVVQTDLKNWLSTRLKGVGFSGIRYDYSKGYGASYAKLYHDAMAPDFCVGEIWTDLNYANVDAHRQLLVNWVDGTQGTCGVFDFTTKGLLNQALAYNEYGRLKDSTGKPAGGIGWWAQKMVTFVDNHDTGPSESCGNGQNHWPVPCDKVMQGYAYVLTHPGIPSVYYAHIFDWGLKAPIKALMDVRKAQGLTSTSTVAIQRAENGLYAAIINGNTAMKIGATAWDPGTGWTLAASGSGYSVWTKGTTGGGGGTCTEVPVTFSIANANTTFGQDLYVVGNQTKLGNWAPANSFKLTIQGTGANATWSGTVNLSPSTAIQYKFIKYNVSTGAVVWESNAPTTSGNREATTAACGSSTTLNGGNFRF; this is encoded by the coding sequence ATGAACCGCTCCACGTTGTCGTCGTGCGCCGCGCTGGCGCTGGCCCTGCTGGCTCCGGCGGGACAGGCCACCGCGGCCACCCAGCAGGCCCAGGCCAGCACGGCCGTCATGGTCCAGGGCTTCCACTGGAACTCGGCCAACGCCACCAGCCCCAACTGGTACAACGTTCTGCAGGGCAAGGCGGGCGAGCTGGGCACCATGGGCTTCACCCACGTGTGGCTCCCGCCGCCCACCGACGCGAGCTCCACGCAGGGCTACCTGCCGCGCCAGCTCAACGTCCTCAACTCGCGCTATGGCAGCGAGACCGACCTGAAGAACGCGATCACCGCCTTCACCAACGCGGGCCTCAAGTCGGTCGCGGACGTGGTCATCAACCACCGGGTGGGGACGACGGGCTGGTATGACTTCACCAACCCCGCCTGGGGCACGTACGCCGTCGCCGCGGGGGACGAGTGCAACTGCTCCACGGGCGCCGCGGACACGGGGGACAGCTACGGCGCCGCCCGCGACATCGACCACACCAACACCGTCGTCCAGACGGACCTCAAGAACTGGCTGAGCACCCGGCTCAAGGGCGTGGGCTTCAGCGGCATCCGCTATGACTATTCCAAGGGCTACGGCGCCAGCTACGCCAAGCTCTACCACGACGCCATGGCGCCGGACTTCTGCGTGGGAGAGATCTGGACGGACCTCAACTACGCCAACGTGGATGCGCACCGGCAGCTGCTGGTGAACTGGGTGGACGGGACGCAGGGCACGTGCGGCGTGTTCGACTTCACCACCAAGGGCCTGCTCAACCAGGCGCTGGCCTACAACGAGTACGGGCGGCTCAAGGACTCCACGGGCAAGCCGGCGGGCGGCATCGGCTGGTGGGCGCAGAAGATGGTGACGTTCGTGGACAACCACGACACCGGCCCGAGCGAGTCCTGTGGCAACGGGCAGAACCACTGGCCGGTGCCCTGTGACAAGGTGATGCAGGGCTATGCCTACGTGCTCACGCACCCGGGCATCCCCTCGGTGTACTACGCGCACATCTTCGACTGGGGCCTCAAGGCGCCCATCAAGGCGCTGATGGACGTGCGCAAGGCACAGGGCCTCACCTCGACGTCCACGGTGGCCATCCAGCGCGCGGAGAACGGGCTGTACGCGGCCATCATCAACGGCAACACGGCGATGAAGATCGGCGCCACGGCCTGGGACCCGGGTACGGGTTGGACGCTGGCCGCCTCGGGGTCGGGCTACTCGGTGTGGACCAAGGGCACCACGGGCGGTGGCGGCGGCACGTGCACCGAGGTGCCCGTGACCTTCAGCATCGCCAACGCGAACACCACCTTCGGGCAGGACCTCTACGTGGTGGGCAACCAGACGAAGCTCGGCAACTGGGCTCCGGCCAATAGCTTCAAGCTGACCATCCAGGGCACGGGCGCCAACGCCACCTGGAGCGGCACGGTGAACCTCAGCCCCTCCACCGCCATCCAGTACAAGTTCATCAAGTACAACGTCAGCACGGGCGCGGTGGTGTGGGAGAGCAACGCGCCCACCACCAGCGGCAACCGCGAGGCCACCACGGCGGCCTGCGGGAGCTCCACCACGCTCAACGGCGGCAACTTCCGCTTCTGA
- a CDS encoding DUF2378 family protein produces MQKLIFDYTVQSNLRVLGQPLPPEHHSGLTALGVDPSKPLLPAYPVETYTALIDFITGRLWPELPQEEAGFELGRAFMRSYRETLMGKAVFSVTKVLGPHRTLERMSRNFRSANNYTETRLRKVGPSTYELWFNYALRTAYFRGLLTEALEKAGARGISVTLAASGASGEATFRISWTE; encoded by the coding sequence ATGCAGAAGCTCATCTTCGATTACACGGTGCAGAGCAATCTCCGGGTGCTGGGACAGCCGCTCCCGCCCGAGCACCACTCCGGGCTGACGGCGCTGGGAGTCGATCCGAGCAAGCCGCTGCTGCCCGCGTACCCGGTGGAGACGTACACCGCGCTCATCGACTTCATCACCGGGCGGCTCTGGCCGGAGCTGCCCCAGGAGGAGGCGGGCTTCGAGCTGGGCCGGGCCTTCATGCGCTCCTACCGGGAGACGCTGATGGGCAAGGCGGTGTTCTCGGTGACGAAGGTGCTCGGGCCGCACCGCACGCTCGAGCGCATGAGCCGCAACTTCCGCAGCGCCAACAACTACACCGAAACGCGCCTGCGCAAGGTGGGGCCGAGCACCTACGAGCTGTGGTTCAACTACGCCTTGCGCACCGCCTACTTCCGGGGCCTGCTCACCGAGGCGCTGGAGAAGGCAGGCGCCCGGGGAATCTCGGTGACGCTCGCCGCCAGCGGAGCCAGCGGCGAGGCCACGTTCCGGATCTCCTGGACGGAGTAG
- a CDS encoding tRNA-uridine aminocarboxypropyltransferase: protein MRSRTPADLAGRCPGCYLPTALCLCAEVPRLDTRTRFLVIRHNKEANKSTNTARLAGLALTQCRILTYGAPGQPFELSVLTEPGTWLLFPDAQPPPPGTPPPERLVVLDGNWTQARRMYQRLPELRRLPGLALPPPPPEARRLRRSPHPYGMSTVEAIAGAISVLEGEEVARPLYALHELMIDRVLTARGRLGDEDE from the coding sequence ATGAGGTCTCGTACCCCGGCGGATCTCGCCGGCCGCTGTCCCGGTTGCTACCTGCCCACCGCCCTCTGCCTGTGCGCCGAGGTGCCCCGGTTGGACACGCGCACCCGCTTCCTCGTCATCCGTCACAACAAGGAAGCCAACAAGTCCACCAACACGGCGCGGCTGGCGGGGCTGGCGCTCACGCAGTGCCGCATCCTCACCTATGGGGCCCCGGGCCAGCCCTTCGAGCTCTCGGTGCTCACCGAGCCGGGCACCTGGCTGCTCTTCCCGGATGCCCAGCCCCCTCCCCCCGGCACGCCTCCGCCCGAGCGGCTGGTGGTGCTGGATGGCAACTGGACGCAGGCCCGGCGCATGTACCAGCGCCTCCCGGAGCTGCGCCGGCTGCCGGGACTCGCCCTGCCGCCGCCCCCGCCGGAGGCCCGGCGCCTGCGCCGCTCGCCCCACCCCTATGGCATGTCCACCGTGGAGGCCATCGCCGGAGCCATCTCCGTGCTCGAGGGGGAAGAGGTGGCCCGCCCCCTCTACGCGCTCCACGAGCTGATGATCGACCGGGTGCTCACCGCCCGGGGCCGGCTCGGCGACGAGGACGAGTGA
- a CDS encoding arsenate reductase family protein: MKQPLSEAEVRALAARMGGVRGLIAPKRKGELEALGDEELVKHLAENPNHVRRPLIDTGSQVLGGFTAEVRAALEKQLKK, from the coding sequence GTGAAGCAGCCGCTGAGCGAGGCCGAGGTCCGGGCGCTGGCGGCGAGGATGGGGGGAGTGCGGGGCCTGATCGCCCCCAAGAGGAAGGGGGAGCTGGAGGCGCTGGGGGACGAGGAGCTGGTGAAGCACCTGGCGGAGAACCCCAACCACGTGCGCCGGCCGCTGATCGACACGGGGAGCCAGGTGTTGGGGGGCTTCACCGCGGAGGTCCGGGCCGCCCTGGAGAAGCAACTCAAGAAGTAG
- a CDS encoding EamA family transporter yields MRYFIMVALGTILWGCWPLVLRPAGLSGPQSALLVMAVMALPTPFVFRREAFRDRRATLALGVLAVCDAANAALYFAAVQRGPVTVAVLTHYLAPLLIALAAPWVLRERRSTRALMGAPLTLVGLALILGTPQGGLADPWTALLGGGSAFFFMANVLASKEAARSFSPLAINSLHAIPSGLLLLLLFGRGALPPALDASVLQVAAGTLLCGIAGNSLFYSGLRHVPTATAGALTYLEPLTAALVGVLVFGEALGPLGLLGGLIVLVSGSWVASESRAPARPVAAPTSMG; encoded by the coding sequence GTGAGGTACTTCATCATGGTCGCCCTGGGGACCATTCTCTGGGGATGCTGGCCTCTCGTGCTGCGGCCCGCGGGGCTCTCCGGTCCGCAGAGCGCCCTGCTCGTCATGGCCGTCATGGCCCTGCCCACCCCCTTCGTCTTCCGCCGCGAGGCCTTCCGCGACCGCCGCGCCACCCTCGCGCTCGGCGTCCTCGCGGTGTGCGACGCCGCCAACGCCGCCCTCTACTTCGCCGCCGTCCAGCGCGGGCCCGTCACCGTCGCCGTCCTCACCCACTACCTCGCCCCCCTCCTCATCGCCCTCGCCGCCCCCTGGGTCCTCCGCGAGCGCCGCTCCACCCGCGCCCTGATGGGTGCGCCGCTGACGCTCGTGGGGCTGGCCCTCATCCTCGGCACGCCCCAGGGTGGCCTCGCCGACCCCTGGACCGCCCTGCTCGGCGGCGGCAGCGCCTTCTTCTTCATGGCCAACGTCCTCGCCTCCAAGGAGGCCGCCCGCTCCTTCTCGCCCCTGGCCATCAACTCCCTCCACGCCATCCCCTCCGGCCTCCTCCTGTTGCTGCTCTTCGGACGCGGCGCCCTGCCTCCCGCGCTCGACGCCAGCGTCCTCCAGGTTGCCGCCGGCACCCTCCTGTGCGGCATCGCCGGCAACAGCCTGTTCTATTCCGGACTCCGCCACGTCCCCACCGCCACCGCGGGCGCCCTCACCTACCTGGAGCCGCTCACCGCCGCCCTCGTCGGCGTGCTCGTCTTCGGCGAGGCCCTCGGGCCCCTCGGGCTGCTGGGTGGGTTGATCGTGCTCGTCTCCGGCTCCTGGGTCGCCAGTGAGTCCCGGGCTCCGGCACGGCCCGTGGCGGCACCCACGAGCATGGGGTGA
- a CDS encoding MATE family efflux transporter encodes MTNETAVHPGTTSGQPALGLLQLTWPIFLEFLLFMMMGTADTLMLSGVSDDAVSAVGVVNQYIFLCILIMEVISNGASIVVAQYIGARRAQEAARISAVAITLNFLLGLTVSAGLLLFGDTILTHMNLQGPVLAHARTYMGIAGGFLFIQALINVFSSLIRTYGFTRQSMYVSLGMNVIHVLGNYLLIFGHAGFPELGVAGAALSTVLSRSVALAVFIWMLYRVMDVRMAPRDYVTFPRDYIRKILKVGVPSAVEQMTYHACQTVFLYYVTWLGSAALAARQYAHAISQYVFLFSLAIGIGTSILIGRLVGANRRDEAYRQALRSLKWAVAITVLVDVAAILLRKPLVGLFTTNADIIRLTSQVIVLSLILETGRSFNLVLVNALRAAGDATFTVYMGFLSMACLSLSLGYLFVFKLNLGLAGVWLAVAADEWTRGIVFWFRWRSRAWERQSLVGPAVEQPGTVATAS; translated from the coding sequence GTGACGAACGAGACGGCCGTACACCCTGGGACGACCTCGGGACAACCCGCGCTGGGGCTGTTGCAGCTGACATGGCCCATCTTCCTCGAGTTCCTGCTGTTCATGATGATGGGCACGGCGGACACGCTGATGCTCAGCGGCGTCTCCGATGACGCCGTGTCCGCCGTCGGCGTCGTCAATCAGTACATCTTCCTCTGCATCCTCATCATGGAGGTCATCAGCAATGGTGCCTCCATCGTCGTGGCCCAGTACATCGGCGCCCGGAGAGCGCAGGAGGCCGCCCGGATCTCCGCTGTCGCCATCACGCTCAACTTCCTGCTCGGGCTCACCGTCAGCGCGGGCCTGCTGCTGTTCGGCGACACCATCCTGACCCATATGAACCTGCAGGGTCCGGTGCTCGCCCATGCGCGGACGTACATGGGCATCGCGGGCGGATTCCTCTTCATCCAGGCGCTCATCAACGTCTTCTCCAGCCTGATCCGCACGTACGGCTTCACCCGGCAGTCCATGTACGTCTCGCTGGGCATGAACGTGATCCACGTGCTCGGCAACTACCTGCTCATCTTCGGCCATGCCGGTTTCCCGGAGCTGGGCGTGGCCGGGGCCGCCCTCTCCACCGTGCTGAGCCGCTCCGTCGCGCTCGCCGTCTTCATCTGGATGCTCTACCGGGTGATGGACGTCCGGATGGCGCCTCGGGACTACGTGACCTTCCCGCGCGACTACATCCGGAAGATCCTCAAGGTGGGCGTCCCCTCCGCCGTCGAGCAGATGACCTACCACGCGTGCCAGACGGTGTTCCTGTACTACGTCACCTGGCTCGGCTCCGCGGCCCTGGCCGCCCGGCAGTACGCCCACGCCATCTCCCAGTACGTCTTCCTGTTCAGCCTCGCCATCGGCATCGGGACGTCCATCCTCATCGGGCGGCTGGTGGGAGCCAACCGCCGGGACGAGGCGTACCGTCAGGCCCTGCGCAGCCTGAAGTGGGCCGTGGCCATCACCGTCCTGGTGGACGTGGCCGCCATCCTGCTGCGCAAGCCCCTCGTCGGGCTGTTCACGACCAACGCCGACATCATCCGGTTGACGTCCCAGGTCATCGTCCTGAGCCTCATCCTGGAGACCGGGCGGTCCTTCAACCTCGTCCTGGTCAATGCCCTGCGGGCCGCCGGGGACGCCACCTTCACCGTCTACATGGGCTTCCTGTCCATGGCCTGCCTGAGCCTGTCCCTGGGCTACCTCTTCGTCTTCAAGCTGAACCTGGGACTGGCCGGCGTCTGGCTCGCCGTGGCGGCGGACGAGTGGACGCGGGGCATCGTCTTCTGGTTCCGCTGGAGGAGCCGGGCCTGGGAGCGGCAGTCGCTCGTCGGACCGGCGGTGGAGCAGCCCGGCACGGTGGCCACCGCCAGTTGA
- a CDS encoding DNA-binding domain-containing protein, whose amino-acid sequence MMTGLPHFFESMKAYLAEPGAKGLERLYAAHPGWEAPRERVALYGRFVRHHVVDGLEKLFPLVRQCVGEAVWEELVRSYFATGPARHHELNRLGEHFPDFLADRTRERGGLPAWVPALARFEWTDFAVYASEEQVPGTVERLSPNPTVTVLQHPWRLCAFVRGGARGEPLPGEELALLWRHPRTLGTFYMAADDAALLALKMAVEGLASADVAAATGVDEARIRAAVERGVSDGLILAP is encoded by the coding sequence GTGATGACGGGCCTCCCGCATTTCTTCGAGTCCATGAAGGCCTACCTGGCGGAGCCCGGAGCGAAGGGCCTGGAGCGCTTGTACGCGGCACACCCCGGGTGGGAGGCCCCACGCGAGCGGGTGGCGCTGTACGGGCGATTCGTGCGCCACCACGTGGTAGACGGGTTGGAGAAGCTCTTCCCGCTGGTTCGACAGTGCGTGGGAGAAGCGGTCTGGGAGGAGCTGGTACGGAGTTACTTCGCCACCGGGCCCGCGCGGCACCACGAGCTCAACCGGTTGGGCGAGCACTTCCCGGACTTCCTCGCGGACAGGACCCGGGAGAGAGGGGGTCTGCCCGCGTGGGTGCCAGCACTGGCGCGCTTCGAGTGGACGGACTTCGCGGTGTACGCCTCGGAGGAGCAGGTGCCCGGGACGGTGGAGCGGCTGTCGCCCAACCCCACGGTGACAGTCCTGCAACACCCCTGGCGGCTGTGCGCCTTCGTCCGGGGCGGTGCGCGAGGCGAGCCGCTGCCGGGTGAGGAGCTGGCGCTGCTGTGGCGCCACCCGCGGACCCTGGGCACCTTCTACATGGCCGCCGACGACGCGGCGCTGCTGGCCCTGAAGATGGCGGTGGAGGGGCTGGCGTCGGCGGACGTGGCGGCGGCCACGGGAGTGGACGAAGCCCGTATCCGCGCCGCGGTGGAGCGTGGCGTGTCGGATGGGCTGATACTCGCCCCTTGA
- a CDS encoding DUF692 domain-containing protein — MGSAWRQELKPLGSGIGLRRDFYEQLPRTPRALDWVELVSENFLTLGGRAQRALDACAERWPVIPHGVGLDIGGPEPLDEEYVSRLAALVKRVDAPFFSDHLCFARLGGVYLHDLLPLPFSEEAVEHVVARVREVVARVERPFVLENITYYARMPGSTLSEATFLRAVLEEADCGLLLDVNNVYVNARNHGYDAKAFLDALPLERVVQVHLAGHTELPDIVIDSHGATVRDEVWALYRYLLERTGPVSTLIEWDQDIPSMEAVLDEADRARGVLGELEAR; from the coding sequence ATGGGCTCCGCATGGCGTCAGGAATTGAAGCCGCTGGGGTCCGGCATCGGGCTCCGGCGGGACTTCTATGAGCAGCTGCCTCGCACCCCTCGAGCGCTGGATTGGGTGGAGCTCGTCTCTGAGAACTTCCTCACCCTGGGCGGCCGTGCGCAGCGGGCGCTGGACGCCTGCGCCGAGCGCTGGCCGGTGATTCCCCACGGGGTGGGGCTCGACATTGGCGGACCCGAGCCCCTGGACGAGGAATACGTGAGCCGGCTCGCGGCGCTGGTGAAGCGGGTGGACGCGCCCTTCTTCTCGGACCACCTGTGCTTCGCACGGCTGGGCGGGGTGTACCTGCATGATCTGCTGCCCCTGCCCTTCTCCGAGGAGGCGGTGGAGCACGTGGTGGCCCGGGTGCGCGAGGTGGTGGCGAGGGTGGAACGGCCCTTCGTGCTGGAGAACATCACCTACTACGCACGCATGCCCGGCAGCACCCTGTCCGAGGCCACCTTCCTCCGGGCGGTGCTCGAGGAAGCGGACTGCGGCCTGCTGCTCGACGTGAACAACGTGTACGTGAACGCGCGCAACCACGGCTATGACGCGAAGGCCTTCCTGGATGCGCTGCCGCTGGAGCGGGTGGTGCAGGTCCACCTGGCGGGGCACACGGAGCTGCCGGACATCGTCATCGACAGCCACGGGGCCACCGTTCGCGACGAGGTGTGGGCGCTCTACCGGTATCTCCTGGAGCGGACCGGGCCGGTGTCGACGCTCATCGAATGGGACCAGGACATTCCGTCGATGGAGGCGGTGCTGGACGAGGCGGACCGGGCACGCGGGGTGCTCGGGGAGCTGGAGGCGCGGTGA